The following is a genomic window from Azospirillaceae bacterium.
TCGGGCAGGGCGGCGGCGTTCATCTGGGGCAAATCCTGGGACATGGGACGGCTTTCCTACGATCAACTGTCGGTCTTGGTTTTTGTTCGGGCGGCGCGGCGTCTGGGGGCTAGCCGTGGTCGTTATGGGCGGCCTTCAGAAGGTTGTAGGCCTGGTTGATGCGTTTCAGCCGCTCTTCCGCGTCCTTGTCGCCGCCGTTGGCGTCGGGATGGTGGCGCTTGGCCAGTTCGCGGTAGCGCAGCTTGATTTCGGTGAATTCCACCGGCGCCCGCAGGCCCAGCACCTCCAGCGCCTCATCCTCCGGTGTGCGCGGCGGGGGCGGCGGGCGCGAGGCGGCACCGGCTTCCCAGTCGGCCCCGAAGCTGTGGCCCCGGCTCATGCTGTCCCGCAGGTCGCGCTCGCGCGTGCGCCAATCGCCCATGGGCCAGGTCGGGCGCTGCCACGTGGTGTCGTAACGCTGCGCGCGCTCGATCTCGTCCGTGCTCATGCCCTGGTAATAGTCCCAGGCCTTGTTGTAGGCCCGCACATGCTCCAGGCAGAACCAATAGTACTCGTTCAACTGGGCGCGGTTCTTGGGCGCACGGAACTCCCCCACCTCGGCGCAGCCCTCATGGTCGCAGGCCCTGACTTGGACCTGCGGCGGCTCGTCGAACGTGAAATGGAATCCGGGGCGCTGTTTCTGCATGGGCGAAAGTATGGGGGCAGGCCCCCGCCGTGACAAGCGCGGCGGGCGGGTTCGTCGCGCCTCCGCGCGTCAAGGCTGGGCTGCTGCGGCCAGCGTCCGGAATCGCCGCGCCGGCATTGACAGCGCCCGCCCGGCGTCGCACCTGATGGGGATAATCACCCACCCAGGCCAGGGGCCCTCATCCATGCGCTACGCCGACCGCATCCACGCCAAACTGACCCAGGCCCTGGCGCCCTTGTCGCTGGTGGTCGATGACCAGTCCGCCCAGCATGCCGGCCACGGCGGGGCCGCCCCCGGTGGTGAGACCCATTTCGAGGTGACGGTCGTCTCCGCCGCCTTCCAGGGCAAGTCGCGCGTGGCCCGCCAGCGCCTGGTCTACGACCTGTTGAAGGACGAGTTGGCGGAACGCGTGCACGCCCTGTCGGTCAAGACCTTCACCCCGGATGAGATGGGCTAATTCTCGTACGTCGCCAGCGCTTTAACATGATGGATGCTCATGTCGAGAAAGTTCGATTTCTTTAACATGTTCGCCGAACGCGTTAAAGAAATCGAAAAATCTTAACACGTTATGCCACCCCTTCCGGCCCATCGTAATGCTCCGGGAACCAGCGGCGCACCACCGGGCCGTCGCTGGCCATGACGTGGCAGGTGTTCAGCACCGGGGGCGGGCGGTTGGTGCCGTCGCCGCCGTTCCGCTTGGCGTTCAACCGGGGAGCCAGGGTCTGGAAGGCGGTGGTGGCCACGGGGCCCAGCAGTTCCACCAGATGGGTGCAGCCTTCCGTGCCACCCAGGCGCTGGCGCACGGCGCGGGTCCAGCCGGCGGCGATGCTCAGGCCCACCAGGCGCTGGAAGTTGTCCAGGATGGCGGGGCAGTGGGCGAAGGGCGAATTGTCGGTGGCGACGTCCACCGCCCGCACCGTCAGCGTGTCGTCCACCGTCAGGCGTATCCACATCTCATGCAGGAACTGCCCGGGCTCTATCGTGCCGCGCCATTCGTTGGCGAAGGGATAGGCCTTCTCGTCCGTGATGTGGCCTTCGATGTCCCACAGGCCGTCTTCGCGTTCATAACCCTGGCAGGTGACGCGGCGGGTGTGCAGCGGCTGGCGTGCCGCCGGAGGGGATAGGGGCATGGGTGTGACCCAATAAAGAAACGGACGCCCGTTCATATTGGGCGCCCGTTTCCAAAGCGGTCAAGTGATGCGGTTTGGCCTTAGGCTTCCAGGGCCGCCGCCACCACGTCACGCACCGGCGCCGGGTCGATGCCGCGGGCGGTGAAGGCCTGGCCGATGCCGCGCGCCAGGATGAAGGTGATGCCGCCGTCCAGCACTTTCTTGTCCTTGGCCATGTGGGCCATCAGGGCATCCACCGTCCAGCGGCCCCGGCTCAGATGGGCGGCACCGGTGGGCAGGCCCACGGCCGCCAGGTGGCGGCGCATGCGGGCCAGGTCGTCGGGCGGGCACAGGCCCAGGCGCACCGACAGGTCGAAGGCCATGACCATGCCGATGCCGACCGCCTCGCCATGCAGCAGTTCGCCGCCGTAGCCCACCTCCGCCTCCAGCGCGTGGCCGAAGGTGTGACCCAGGTTCAGCAGGGCGCGTACGCCGCTCTCGCGCTCATCCTGGGCGACGGTGTCTGCCTTGGCGGCCACGCTTTCCTGCACGGCGCGGATGCGCAGGGCCGCGTCGCCGGCCACCAGGGCGGGGCCGTTGACTTCCAGCCAGTCGAAGAAGGCCGGCCGGTCGATCAGGCCGTATTTCACCACCTCGGCATATCCGGCCAGCACCTCGCGCCGGGGCAGGCTGTCCAACGCGGCGATGTCGGCCAGCACCAGGCGCGGCTGGTGGAAGGCGCCCACCAGGTTCTTGCCGTGGCCGGTGTTGATGCCGGTCTTGCCGCCGACACTGCTGTCCACCTGGGCCAGCAGCGTGGTGGGCACCTGGATGAAATCGATGCCGCGCAGCGCGATGGCGGCGGCAAACCCGCCCAGATCGCCGATGACCCCGCCGCCCAGCGCCACCAGCACGGTGCCGCGCTCGATCCGGCGGGACAACAGCGTCTCCATCACCGTTTCCAGGTGGCGGAAGCTTTTGGTCGCCTCGCCTGCCGGGACCAGGATGGGATCCAGCACGCGGCAGCCGGCGGCCTCGACCGAGCGGGTGAAGGATGCCAGGTACAGGGGCGCCACCGTCTCATCACTCAGCACCACCAGGGGCCGCTTGGTGCCGATGGCGGCGGCGACATGGGGGCCGGCGTTGGCGATCAGGCCGCTTCCGACCCGCACGTCATAGGACCGGTCACCGAGGGCGACAGGGACGGCGACCGTGGGAATGGACGCGTTCATGGTTCCACCGCGGCGGCCAGGGGCAACGCTTCCAGGGGCGAAGGGCCGTTGCCGGCCGGGGTGTCGTTGTCCAGATAGTGCTGCAGCGCCTCCACCACCCGGTCCACCGTGTCCTCGGCCGGCCGGTCGCCGCTGTCGACGATGATGTCGGCCTGGGCGTAATAGGGGTGGCGCAACTCCATCAGCTGGCGCAGGGTTTCGCGCGGGTCGCTGTCCTTCAGCAGGGGGCGGGTGCCCCGCCGCGCGGTGCGCTGGACCAGCAGGTCCAGTTCGGCGCGCAGCCAGATGGACAGGGCGCGCTGGCCCACCAGGGCGCGGGTGTCGGCGTCCATGAAGGCGCCGCCGCCGGTGGACAGGACCTGCAGCGGCTGGTCCAGCAGGCGGGAAATCACCCGGCGCTCACCCTCACGGAAGGCGGGTTCGCCATAACGGTCGAAGAATTCCGGAATACTGCATCCGGCGGCGCGCTCAATCTCCTGATCGGCGTCGACGAAGGGCAGGCCCAGGCGGCTGGCCAGGCGGCGGCCGATACTGGTCTTGCCGGCCCCCATCAGGCCCACCAGGACCAAGGTGCGCGGCGGGCGCTGGTTCAGGGTCGGCCGCATCACAGCACCCCTCCGCATGCCGGAACCGGCGCACGGCCGCTCGGGGTGGCGTTGCGCGTCCGGGGGGTGGACGCTACAGTGCCAGGCGCTAACACCATTTTTGCCGTTTCTTCCATCACAGCCGAGACCTGCAAAACCGTTCCCGTACCCTGGACCGCTTCCGCTTGGGCGGGGCCCCGTGCCCGGGTTTGTTCTTCATCCCTGTTACCGGCCTTCCCGCCCCGGCCCTGCGGCTTTAGGCGGACTGTCCGGTGACCGTCGCCCCGTGGGATGGCTGATGCAGCCGCCCCGGGAAACGTTTCGGGGGCACTGCATAACACAGTCGCTTCCGCCTGTCCCCCGACTCCACCTTGGGTATGGCGCACTGCGGCCCTGCTTTTGCGACCAACCCATTCCTTTCCCTTCGTGACCCGAGTGCCGATCCCGCGATGAAAAAGCTTCTTCTGATCCTGATCGCCCTGGTGATTCTGGCTGGTGCCGGCGCCGCCGTCGTCGTGGCCGCCACCACCTCTCCGGCGCCGTCCGCGCCCACCGAACGGGTGATCTCGAATGACCGCTTCCCGCAGTAAGAGGATGCTGGCCCGCGCTTGCATCCTTGCCGCCGGGGCCGCCGGGCTGATGACCGCTTCCGTGGCGTTGGCCCAGAGCGGCGCGCCCACGCCGTTGTGGCCCAATGCGGGCCAAGCGACGCCCGGCACCGCCGCCCCCGGCGTAGGGCCCGGCGCGATCCCGCCGGCCCAGCCCGCCTACACGCCGCCGACCCCGCGCGCCTCGTCGTTCGAGGTCTCGGCCCTGCCGGCGGTGATGCCGGATGGCGGCGGCATCCTGGACACCAACCAGGGCGGCCTGGGCCAGGCCCTGTGGTCGGACAGCCCGCGCGGCCTGATCGATCGGGCGCTGGCCTCGCTGCCGGCCTCCAGCCCCTCGCCGGCCGTGCGTGCCCTGCTGGGCCGGGTGCTGATGTCGGCCGGCACGGCCCCGCCCGCCGGCCCGAACGCCAAGGACGTGCGCAACTTCCTGGGTCTGCGTCTGGAACGCCTGGCCCTGCTGGGCGAGTCCAAGGCCGACGCCATGGCCAGCCTGCCCACAGCGCTGGAGGATGCCGGCGGGGCCGAGGCCTGGGCCCGCCTGTCGCTGCTGACCGGCGACGGGGCGGCCTGCGACCGCATGGAGGACATGCAGAAGCGCTTCACGGATGGTGAGATCCTGATGCTGGGCGTGGTCTGCCAGGTGCGCGCCGGCAACACCGACGGCATCATGCTGTCGCTGGACATGATGCGTGAGCAGGGGGTGAAGGACGACAGCTTCGCCCGCCTGGCCGAACTGGCCGCCAACGGGCAGAAGGTGGCGTTGAAGGGCCTGAACACGGTGACGCCGGAAACGTTGGCGCTGGCCCGCGCCATGTCGCGCGGCCTGCCGGCCGACCTGCCGCCGGCCCAGGTGCAGGGGCTGAACCCGGCCGCCGCCGCCGCGCTGTCGGACCTGCCCGACATGCCGGCGGCGTTGAAGCTGGTGGCGGGCGACCGCGCCGCTGCCCATGGCACCCTGCCGTCGGCGGCCCTCGCCCCCCTCTACAAGGCCGCCAAGGTGGCACCCAGCGACCTGAAGAACGCGGTGGGTGTGGCCGACAAGCGCCAGGGTGCGGACCAGCGCGCCATCCTGTACCAGGCCCTGACGGGGGAGACGATCCCGTCGCTGAAGGGCGCCATCCTGGCCAAGGCCGTGGATGTCGGCGACCCCGCCCTGCTGGCGGGTGCCTGGGGCGACCTGCTGGCCCAGGAACTGGGGCAATTGAGCCCCAGCCCGGCGCTGAAGGACGTGGCCCCGGCGGCCGTCCGCCTGCTGCTGCTGCAGAACCGGCGCGACCTGGCCCAGCCGTGGTTCGAACTGGCCTATCAGACGGCGCAAGAGGCGAAAGAGGGCAAGCCGGTACTGGCCTACCAACGCCTGGTGCCCCTGGCCGTGCTGGGGGGCCTGCTGCCGCCCGGTGGCATCAACTGGGCGCAGTGGCTGGACGCCGTGAAGGCGGATGCCGATGTTCCGTCGCGCGTGCGGGCCGGCACCATCCTGGCCCTGCTGACCGCAGCGGGGGAAAAGGTGGACCCGGTGCTGCTGGCCCGCATGGCCACGGCGACCGAGGCGCCGGGCGTGATCCCGGACGCCGCGTCCTGGATGCGGCTGGACCAGTCGGCCGTGACCGGGCGCAAGGGTGAGGTGGCGGTGCTGGCGCTGGCCGAACTGGCTGATGCCGGTCCGGCCGCCACGCCGGCCACTGTGGCGTCGCATGCATTGAACGCCCTGTCGTCCGTCGGCCTGAAGGACGATGCCCGCCGCCTGGCGCTGGAGGCGGTGGCCGCCTTGTCTGGCGTCTGATCATGGCGCCGCGCGTGGCAAAATCGGCTGAACCCGGGGCGGCGCCCAAGCGCGCCTCCCCCGGCCGGCCGCGCGCGGCGACCCTGGCCCTGCCGCCGGGGGTGGACGCCTTCCTGGACATGCTGGTGGCGGAACGCGGGGCTGCGGCGAACACCCGCGATGCCTACCGCCGCGATCTGGTGGACGTCGCCCGCTTCATCGCCGCCCAGCAGGGCGGCCAGGGGGCGGCGCTGGACCAGGCCGGCACCGACGACCTGCGGGCCTATCTGGACCATCTGGGCCGCGACGGCACCCAGGCCGCGGTCCGCACCGTGGCCCGCCGGCTGTCGGCCCTGCGCCAGTACTACAAGTTCCTGGTGTCGGAGGGGCGGCGCGACATCGACCCAACCGCCGTGCTGGACGGTCCCCGCCTGGGCCGGCCCCTGCCCAAGATTTTGTCCGAGGCCGACGTGGGCCGCATGCTGGACACGGCGGCGCTGCAAGGCGGGGCGGAGGGCTTGCGCCTGGTGGCCCTGCTGGAACTGCTGTACGCCACCGGCCTGCGCGTATCGGAACTGGTGGGCCTGCCCCTGTCGGCCTTCAGCCGCGACGGCCGCGTGCTGGTGGTGAAGGGCAAGGGCGGCAAGGAACGCATGGTGCCGCTGTCGCCCCCGGCGCGCGATGCGCTGGCGGCATATCTTCCCCACCGCGCCGTCTTCTTTTCGCCGGGCCGGGAATCACGCCAGGCCTCGCTGCTGTTCCCCTCGCGCAGTTCCGGCGGCACGCTGACGCGCCAGCGTTTTGGCCAATTGCTGAAGGATCTGGCGCTGGCGTCCGGCCTGGATCCGGCCAAGGTCAGCCCCCACGTGCTGCGCCACGCCTTCGCCACCCACCTGCTGGACCATGGCGCGGACTTGCGCTCCGTCCAGAAGATGCTGGGCCATGCCGACATCGGCACCACGCAGATCTATACCCATGTGGTGGGGGAACGGTTGCGCCGCACGGTGGAGGATCACCACCCCCTGGCCCGGGGGATGAACCGGGGCCCCAAGGGGCCGAAGCCGGGCGGGGGCGAGACCTGATCCCTTGTGATAGCGCTAGCCCCCAGCCCCCGCCCATGGTAATCAGCCGCCTTCGGCCTGCGTATGGCCCCGCCTCGGCGGCACCCTTCTTACAAGCCAGTTGTAAGCCAGACCCATGCATTTCCTTGAATTTGAAAAGCCGATCGCCGAACTCGAAGGCAAGATCGATGAACTCCGCCACCTGTCCGACGGTGGCGGTCTCAACATCGCCGACGAAGTCCGCAAGCTTGAGGACAAGGTCGACAAGCTGCTGCGGTCGACCTACGGCAAACTGACCCCGGCCCAGAAGGTCCAGGTGGCGCGCCATCCCAACCGGCCGCATTGCCTGGACTACATCAACGCCCTGGTCACCGAGTTCACGCCGCTCGCGGGTGACCGCGTGTTCGGTGAGGACCGCGCCATCATCGGCGGCCTGGGCCGTTTCCGGGGCCGGTCGGTGGTGATCATCGGCCAGGAAAAGGGCCACGATACCGACACCCGCATCCGGCACAATTTCGGTTCGGCCAAGCCCGAGGGCTACCGCAAGGCCCAGCGCCTGCTGGATCTCGCCAGCCGCTTCAACCTGCCGGTCATCACCCTGGTGGACACGGCCGGCGCCTACCCCGGCGTTGGGGCCGAGGAACGCGGCCAGGCGGAGGCCATCGCCAAGTCGATCGAGACCTGCCTGCGCGCCCGCGTTCCCATCGTTTCCGCCATCATCGGTGAAGGCGGCTCGGGCGGCGCCATCGCCATCGCCACGGCCGACCGCGTGCTGATGCTGGAACACTCGGTCTATTCCGTCATCTCGCCGGAAGGCTGCTCGGGCATCCTGTGGCGCACCAACACCAACGCCGCCGACGCGGCCGCGGCCCTGCGCCTGACCGCCCAGGACCTGAAGGAACTGGGCGTCATCGACCGCATCGTCATGGAACCCATCGGCGGTGCGCACCGCCGGCGCGAGGAAACCATCCTGGCGCTGGGCAACGCCATCGATGACAGCCTGGAATCGATGCGCGGCCAGGACGGCGGCACCCTGATCGCCCGTCGCCGCGAGAAGTACCTGGGCATGGGCCAGAAGGGCCTGGGCTGAAGTGATACGTGTGGCGTTTGAACGGTACCGTTCAAACGCCCCCTCAATTGCCGGGCGCCCGCATCCGCGGGCTTGGCTTCCTCACTTTCCAGTCAGCTACGCTCCCCGGAAAGCTCCGGCGGCTGCGGTCGCAGCCTACAGCGGCACACATGCATGAAAAAGGCGCCTTCCTTCGGGAGGGCGCCTTTTTCTTTGGCGGGATGGGGACCCGTGCGGGCTACGGCTCCGCCTGTCCCCGACGCTTGCGCGCGGGGGCGTACGGCCTTGCCGGCAGGGTCGGGAAAGCTAGCTGCGCAGCACCAGGCGGGAACAGCCGCCGCCGGCCGGCAGCACATCGCTGGCCAAGCCCGCCAGGCTCAGCATGGCCTGTACGTCCAGGATGGTGTCGGTGGGGCGGGTCAGTGTCAGCCGGACGTCCCGGCAGCCCATCTTCCGGAAGCGCGCGACCGCGTCCAGGATCTGGCGGGCGGGGGCGGCGGCGGAAGGGGGCGGATCAAAAGCACTGGGGGTGGCTGCCAAAACGGCGGCGGCCATGCCGGGTTCCGGATTGATGGCTCCGGTCGCCTCATGCGGATGCATGCGAGGTCCCTGGTTGGGGTTCGCCCGGGATGGACGCCCCGGGCAATTAGGATATTGAGACCAATTGAGGCTTTTCCGCGACGGCAAAGTTGGGGCTGCGGCGCATTTTCCCCATCAGGGGAGGACCAGGGCGACGCAGCCCCGGATTTGATACTGCGAAAGCGTTACAGAAGTTCGGCGATCTGTACCGCGTTCAGGGCCGCACCCTTCAGCAGCTGGTCGCCGGCGACGAACAGCTGGATGGAACGGCCGCTGGGGTCGCTGATGTCCTGGCGGATGCGGCCCACCAGGATGTCGCCCTGGCCCGACGCGTCCACCGGCATGGGGAAGTAGTTCTTCTCCGCGTCATCGACTATACGCACGCCCGGCGCCGTGGCCAGGATGTCCTTGACCTCGGCCGGGGTAATCGGCCGCTCGAACTCCACCGTCAGCGCCTCGGAATGGGCGCGCAGCACCGGCACGCGCACGCAGGTGGCGGAGATGCGGATGTCGGCGTCGCCGAAGATCTTCCACGTCTCCGTCACCATCTTCATCTCTTCCTCGTTATAGCCGTTGGCCGGGTCGACCTTGGCGTTGTGGCTGAAGAGGTTGAAGGCGTAGGGGTGGGGCAGCACGGTGGGGGTGAAGGGGCGGCCCTCCAGATAGGCCCGGGTGCCCTCGCGCAGTTCCTCCATGGCGGCGGCACCGGCGCCGGACGCCGCCTGGTAGGTCGCGGCGATGAAACGCGTGATGCGGTTCTTCGCGTGCAGCGGCCATAGCGGCACCAGGGCTATGATGGTGGAGCAGTTGGGGTTGGCGATGATGCCCTTGTGCTGCTTGATCGCACCCGGGTTCACCTCCGGCACCACCAGGGGGACGTGGGGGTCCTGGCGGAAGGCGCTGGAGTTATCGACAACGACGGCGCCCGCTTTCACGGCGATGGGGCCATAGACCTTGGAGATGGAGCCGCCGGCGGAGAACAGGGCGATGTCCACGCCCTCGAAGCTGTTCTCGTCCAGCGCCTGGATGGTGATCTCTTTGCCTTTGAAGGTCATGGTTTTGCCGGCCGACCGGGCCGACGCCAGCAGGCGCAGCTCGGACAGGGGAAACGCGCGCTGCTCCAGGCACTCAAGCAGCTCGACGCCGACGGCACCGGTGGCACCGACGATGGCAACGACGGGCAAGGCCATGACCTAAAATCCTCAAAGACGACAGGTTGAAATAAGTGAAACGCGAGGCGCCATCCTCTTGTTCGTTTCGTTCCTTCGTCAAGCGGACGACTCGCAGGTCTGCCCTGTCTCCATGCGCAACCTAAGCAAGTTTATTATCAGCGGCATGGGCATGGCTCATGCCGCTGTAGGCCCCGACTGGGGCCGCCGGAACTTTTCGGGAAGCGTCAGCGGACTGAAAAGTGAGGATAGCCCAAGCGGCCGGATGGCCGCGCCCGGCGCCTGAGGGAACACTTAAGAATCACCGCAGCGCCAGGACGATGACTGCCACGCCCAGGGCGATGATCGCGGCCCACAGCAGGCCTTGGCCGCGCCCGTTGTTCAGGCGGTCGGCCAGGGCGTCGATGCTGTGCGGGTCGATGGGCAGGCCGCCGCGCTCCAGATGGTCGGTCAGGCGGTCGGCATGGCGCAACAGCAGGGGCAGCTTGCCGGCGGTGTTGCTGATGGACCGCACCGCCTCGGCCAGCCGGGCCTCGGGCCCGCGGTTCTCCCGCATCCACTGCTCGATCAGGGGGCGGGCCACCTCCCACATGTTCAGCTTGGGGTTCAGGACGCGGCCCACGCCCTCGGCCGTCAGCATGCTTTTCTGCAGCAGCAGCAACTGGGG
Proteins encoded in this region:
- a CDS encoding site-specific tyrosine recombinase XerD encodes the protein MAPRVAKSAEPGAAPKRASPGRPRAATLALPPGVDAFLDMLVAERGAAANTRDAYRRDLVDVARFIAAQQGGQGAALDQAGTDDLRAYLDHLGRDGTQAAVRTVARRLSALRQYYKFLVSEGRRDIDPTAVLDGPRLGRPLPKILSEADVGRMLDTAALQGGAEGLRLVALLELLYATGLRVSELVGLPLSAFSRDGRVLVVKGKGGKERMVPLSPPARDALAAYLPHRAVFFSPGRESRQASLLFPSRSSGGTLTRQRFGQLLKDLALASGLDPAKVSPHVLRHAFATHLLDHGADLRSVQKMLGHADIGTTQIYTHVVGERLRRTVEDHHPLARGMNRGPKGPKPGGGET
- the aroB gene encoding 3-dehydroquinate synthase; the protein is MNASIPTVAVPVALGDRSYDVRVGSGLIANAGPHVAAAIGTKRPLVVLSDETVAPLYLASFTRSVEAAGCRVLDPILVPAGEATKSFRHLETVMETLLSRRIERGTVLVALGGGVIGDLGGFAAAIALRGIDFIQVPTTLLAQVDSSVGGKTGINTGHGKNLVGAFHQPRLVLADIAALDSLPRREVLAGYAEVVKYGLIDRPAFFDWLEVNGPALVAGDAALRIRAVQESVAAKADTVAQDERESGVRALLNLGHTFGHALEAEVGYGGELLHGEAVGIGMVMAFDLSVRLGLCPPDDLARMRRHLAAVGLPTGAAHLSRGRWTVDALMAHMAKDKKVLDGGITFILARGIGQAFTARGIDPAPVRDVVAAALEA
- a CDS encoding shikimate kinase: MRPTLNQRPPRTLVLVGLMGAGKTSIGRRLASRLGLPFVDADQEIERAAGCSIPEFFDRYGEPAFREGERRVISRLLDQPLQVLSTGGGAFMDADTRALVGQRALSIWLRAELDLLVQRTARRGTRPLLKDSDPRETLRQLMELRHPYYAQADIIVDSGDRPAEDTVDRVVEALQHYLDNDTPAGNGPSPLEALPLAAAVEP
- a CDS encoding J domain-containing protein codes for the protein MQKQRPGFHFTFDEPPQVQVRACDHEGCAEVGEFRAPKNRAQLNEYYWFCLEHVRAYNKAWDYYQGMSTDEIERAQRYDTTWQRPTWPMGDWRTRERDLRDSMSRGHSFGADWEAGAASRPPPPPRTPEDEALEVLGLRAPVEFTEIKLRYRELAKRHHPDANGGDKDAEERLKRINQAYNLLKAAHNDHG
- a CDS encoding acetyl-CoA carboxylase carboxyltransferase subunit alpha; the encoded protein is MHFLEFEKPIAELEGKIDELRHLSDGGGLNIADEVRKLEDKVDKLLRSTYGKLTPAQKVQVARHPNRPHCLDYINALVTEFTPLAGDRVFGEDRAIIGGLGRFRGRSVVIIGQEKGHDTDTRIRHNFGSAKPEGYRKAQRLLDLASRFNLPVITLVDTAGAYPGVGAEERGQAEAIAKSIETCLRARVPIVSAIIGEGGSGGAIAIATADRVLMLEHSVYSVISPEGCSGILWRTNTNAADAAAALRLTAQDLKELGVIDRIVMEPIGGAHRRREETILALGNAIDDSLESMRGQDGGTLIARRREKYLGMGQKGLG
- a CDS encoding aspartate-semialdehyde dehydrogenase, coding for MALPVVAIVGATGAVGVELLECLEQRAFPLSELRLLASARSAGKTMTFKGKEITIQALDENSFEGVDIALFSAGGSISKVYGPIAVKAGAVVVDNSSAFRQDPHVPLVVPEVNPGAIKQHKGIIANPNCSTIIALVPLWPLHAKNRITRFIAATYQAASGAGAAAMEELREGTRAYLEGRPFTPTVLPHPYAFNLFSHNAKVDPANGYNEEEMKMVTETWKIFGDADIRISATCVRVPVLRAHSEALTVEFERPITPAEVKDILATAPGVRIVDDAEKNYFPMPVDASGQGDILVGRIRQDISDPSGRSIQLFVAGDQLLKGAALNAVQIAELL
- a CDS encoding BolA family transcriptional regulator — translated: MRYADRIHAKLTQALAPLSLVVDDQSAQHAGHGGAAPGGETHFEVTVVSAAFQGKSRVARQRLVYDLLKDELAERVHALSVKTFTPDEMG
- a CDS encoding DUF2889 domain-containing protein, which produces MPLSPPAARQPLHTRRVTCQGYEREDGLWDIEGHITDEKAYPFANEWRGTIEPGQFLHEMWIRLTVDDTLTVRAVDVATDNSPFAHCPAILDNFQRLVGLSIAAGWTRAVRQRLGGTEGCTHLVELLGPVATTAFQTLAPRLNAKRNGGDGTNRPPPVLNTCHVMASDGPVVRRWFPEHYDGPEGVA